One Colias croceus chromosome 29, ilColCroc2.1 DNA segment encodes these proteins:
- the LOC123704352 gene encoding uncharacterized protein C1orf198 homolog, giving the protein MALSALAEEYFSTLNPIAAKIHEDIVETRNSYENIWDSLSEKEKAEIINESIIKPDIALKYALLDTLDFDINDPPVHKDDLMSFFCREQGLKIIQDENGSYRDEYSAPFLYQTKSQLNLCIFAENRKNKDVQCSSPPPVMSELALSHSKVVNELKNALKSHDVLKSTYKDSNREVVSPTSFISKFMGNFKQKDEERECLVSTGPAQIVASSDNFFRTNYKSPQNEKYEKDYRSSVVKSSSDLSEENRGLLSSQASSGTDFHSTETLTDSALPKTGYDFLDNW; this is encoded by the exons ATGGCGCTTAGTGCTTTAGCGGAAGAATATTTCAGTACACTCAACCCTATTGCAGCAAAAATTCATGAGGATATAGTTGAAACACGGAATTCCTATGAAAACATTTGGGACTCGCTTTCCGAAAAGGAAAAG GCGGAAATTATAAACGAATCCATTATCAAACCGGATATTGCATTAAAATATGCACTGCTCGATACACTGGATTTCGATATCAACGATCCACCAGTTCACAAAGACGACTTGATGTCTTTCTTTTGCCGTGAACAAGGCTTGAAGATAATACAAGATGAGAACGGTTCATATAGAGATGAATACTCCGCGCCGTTTCTATACCAAACGAAGAGTCAACTGAACTTATGTATTTTCGCCGAAAACCGCAAGAACAAAGACGTCCAGTGTTCTTCGCCACCTCCGGTCATGTCAGAACTAGCGTTATCCCATTCGAAAGTTGTAAACGAACTTAAAAACGCGTTAAAATCTCACGATGTTCTAAAAAGCACATATAAAGACTCGAATAGAGAGGTGGTGTCACCTACAAGTTTTATCAGCAAGTTTATGGGAAATTTTAAACAGAAAGATGAAGAACGAGAGTGTTTGGTGTCCACTGGGCCGGCTCAGATTGTAGCGTCCTCAGATAACTTCTTCCGTACGAACTATAAGAGTCCACAGAATGAGAAATACGAGAAGGACTATCGGAGCAGCGTTGTTAAATCTAGTAGTG atcTATCAGAAGAGAACCGTGGCCTACTCTCCAGTCAGGCATCGTCTGGTACGGACTTTCATTCAACGGAAACCTTAACAGATTCAGCTTTGCCAAAGACGGGGTACGACTTTTTGGATAACTGGTAA